In the genome of Candidatus Methylacidithermus pantelleriae, the window AACCCCGGGACGCGAATCGCGGGCAGCACTGTTGTTTGGCCGGCGTGCCGGACGATCTTCCCTGGGGGGAATGGTTGTCTATAGTTTTTTAGGAACGGTTCGGGTCAAGCCAAACCAAAGGACCAGCAAAGAGGGTCGCGGAGAAAAGCAGGAGAAAGTTGCTCTTTACTTCCCTCGCTTCTATACCATGTCGTCATATGATAAGGAGAGCGATTTGCCTAAGTTGGGTTCTGGGACTCGGTCTTCTTTCTCTTGAAGGGCAGGGGCCAGTAAGAATCGGAATCGTAGACTATCAAGCGATTTTTAACCAGTACCACAAGACGGTCCATGCCAACCGTGTTCTCCAAGCGAAACTGGCCAGTTCTAAGGCTCGAGACGAGGAGCTAGTGCGGCAAAGGGAAACGTGTGTCAACCAACTGCAGCGCCTGCGGGAGGCCTCTTTGGATCCCAAGCTTTCAAAAAAGGATCGTGAAGGGCTTAAAAAAGCCTTCGAGCAAAAGTCAAAGGAGTTATCGGAAATCGAGCGGAAGCTTGCGGAATGGCGCACGCGCCAGAACAAGGAGATTCAGGAATATTCTGGGAAAAGCCAGTTACAGTTGATGCGGGACGTGATTACTGCTGTCGGCACAGAGGCTCGGCAAAGGGGCTTGGACCTGGTCGTGGACCATCAAGGTAGGGTCCTTTACGTCCGCGACCCCGAAGATTTGACCCAAGCAGTCCTTGGAGCTCTCAATGTTTCGCAACCGAGTAAACCCAAGGAGTTGGGGGCAACTCCCCCCTCTGGGGAACCGGAAACGAAACTTGATCCTGGCTCTACGCGGTCAACGGCACCCGAGCCCCGGGCACTCCCTTCTCCCTAAAGTGGGAGTTTACCAGCCCCACCAAACCGGGTAGAAGGGGTCGCGGCTCCAGGGGGGGAAGGAGCGAACGTAAAGCCCACTATCCCATAGATCTTCTACATCGATCCCTTTGGGCCACAGTTCCACCCGGTACGCTCGGAGAAGTGGGCCCTTTTTACTCCCCGCCGTTTCTCTTCCTAGCACCCGGACCACTCTTCCTGGAGAATAGATCGCGGGGTCCAAAAGACCCTTAGCTACTACGGGCACTGCTTTTCTGGAATAGAACCGGAGCTCTTGGGGACCCAGAAAGGGACTGGGCGGTGCCGGTTGGATCTCCAATTCCGTATAGCCACGGCAGGGTATGGTTCGGACAATGGTTCCTCGCAGCCGAATGGAATTGTTTCGATCCACCTGTGTTGCCGCTTGACTTGGAAAAGTCAAAAGAAGGAACCAAAAAGCAACCCCTCCTCCAAAGACTGATGCAAGTTTGATGGGATGAGTCATGATACAAAACTTTTTTTCGTTACCGCGCTTGGCAAATGGACACAAGCTTTTTATCCTATTGGACGAAAGGAAAAAAGCGACTCCCATGCCAGCCCAAAAATTCCGCTTTTTCTTGGTGCTTTTGATTGTTCTGGGCGTGTGTCCCAGGTTTCTCTTAGCCTGTTCTCGGTCTTCTTCTCTCTGGGAGAACCCTTCAGCCTGGAAAGGTACAGAGCTCTGTATTTCCGGGAAGGTTCTAGCGGTTCATTCAAAAAGGGGAGTAAAAGAGCTTGAAGTGTTGGAACAGCCGTTGGTCGCTAAAGACATGTCGGGGGAATCGGATCGTTCCTTGGGACGGTTTATTCTTCGCGTTTCCTCCGACGGTGGTACTGAGGGGAGCTGGGTGCGGGCCAAGGCTCGCGTGGTTGGGAGCCGGAAGGGGTTTATTGGAAGGGCTCCATACCGCTATCCTGTGCTTCAAGCGGTGACCGTTCAGTATGCAGAACCCAAGTCTCGGGAAGTTGGGTATTACTACTCGGCTCCCGGCTATCCTCCTTGGTGGGGTGTGGGTTTCGGCTGGGGTTGGCCGACCCGCCCTTAGGAAGTTGGGGTAAGCGAACCGTGGAATCCGGTGTCAGGGCGGATGGGGTCGCCGCAATTTTTTTCTGGGAAAAGCTTGCAAACGGCCAGTCACGATTCGATAGGGGGTCCGCTTGAGGAGCTTAGGGTGGGAGTATCGAAAGCTTTGCCTGTGGGCAAGCTTCCCTTGAGCGAAACATTGGTGGGAAAAAGCTCTTTTCCCTGGAGAATTTCCTTGGGGCACTCAGGGAGAGAGTCAAGGAAAAGTCTCCCGTAGGATCGGGTCAGAATCCGAGGATCTAAGATGACAACTATACCCTGATCCTCTGGGCTGCGAATGAGTCTTCCAATTCCTTGCTGAAACCGGAGTAGAGCTTCCGGCAAGAGATACTCCCAGAAAGGGTTTTTCCCCTGACGCGTGCACTCTTCCATCCGTGCCTGGGCCAGTGGCTCCTCTGGGGTTGGAAACGGAAGTCGGGTAATAATGACTGCGCGGAGGATGTTTCCTACAAAATCGACCCCTTGCCAAAAACTCTGAGCTCCGAAGAGGACCGGCCGGGGGAGGGTTCGGAATCTTTCCTGGAGCTGGTAGCTTGGGGTTTCGGGGGACTGGATAAGAAGGGAAAAGTCCAGGGATGCAAGTTTGGGTTGAAGCTTTTGCGCGACGCTTCGGAGCATGCGATGGCTTGTAAAAAGGATTAAAATACCGCCCTCAACTGCCTTACAAATGGAGAGGATGCGGCAAGCGACGGCATCTTCGTATGCGGGGTCTTCGGTTCCCTTGGGTTCGGGGAGATCGCTTGCCAAGTAGACTCGCATTTGCCTGGCATAATCAAACGGTGAAGGGAGTTGAACCGTGCGAGCCCGTTCGGCCCCTAGGCGTACCTGGATCGGTTCAAAACGTCTGCTCACCGTCAGTGTGGCGCTCGTGAGAATGGTTGAGCGGCCCTCGCTAAAGAGAGATTCTCGAAGATAGGATCCTACCCAGAGAGGAACTGCGCAAAGCTTAAGCGAAGGAGAGCTTCCTTCCACCCAGTAAACGTAGCCCGACAATTTTTGCTGAAACCAGAGTTCTAACTGTGTAGCGAGCAAAAAAAGGCTTTCCTTTGCTTCCTTGGCCTCTTCGTCATCGAGCGAGGAGGCGGAGCGTTCCAGAGCGCTTTCCAGAGAGGAGGCCAGCTCGTAGAGCCCGGCAACGGGATCTTCCCAATGACCCACCGGTTCGGTGATGCGAGCAGGGTACCCGTGGGGAGCGGTAGCTTGAGCAAGGGTAAAGAAAAGAGTTTGGAGTTGGTCTTTGACGAGCCGGATTTGTTTGCGAAGCCTTGAAAGCCCGAAGCGAGAAAGAAGACTTTCCTTTCCCGCCGATCCGAGATTTGTGAGCAACTCTTCGAGTTCTTGCCAGGCAATTTCCAGGCCCCATTGCCGGGCTGCAACGGTCTCTACGGTATGGGCTTCGTCGAGGATCCAAAGATCGTTACGTCGTAAAATTCCTGGCTCCGCAGCTTTGTTCCTGGGAACGCTAGAAAGGCTAGAGGCAAGAGAGGAAAAGAAAAGAGCGTGATTTACTACGAGAACATCGGCTTCTGCCGCCTTCATCCGGATAGCCTGGTAAAAGCAGCGGGAAGGCCGGCAAACATTGGGATGGCAATGGGAGAGGTGGGAACTGACTTTAGCCCAGACAGCGGGCATCGGAGGAGGATCCAGTTCCTCCTTGCAGCCAGTGAGAGTGGTTCTTGCCCAGTGGGCGATGCGTTCCAGCTCGGCTCGATAGGCGGGCTGGGAGAAGCTGGCGCTTTGCTTGAGAGCTTGTTCGAGCCTTCTAGGGCAAAGGTAGTGGTGGCGTCCTCGCAAAAGAAGAAAACGGATCGGTATCCCGAGTGCCTGGGAAGCCAAGGGGAGATCTTTTTTTACCAGCTGCTCTCCTAAGGCGATCGTATAGGTGGATACCACCATTCGGCATCCCTTTTGGAGAGCAAAACAAATCCCCGGAATAAGGTAGGCTAGAGTTTTCCCCGTTCCTGTTCCCGCTTCGACAAGAAGAGGGGTTCCCTTCTGGAGACTTTGGGCTACCCAGCGGGCCATGGCCTGCTGGGAAGGGCGAAAAGAAAAGTGGGGTGCTCGGGAGAGGGCTCCGCTTGGGGAAAAAAATGTTTCTACGAAATCGACCAGGGACTCGGGAGACTCCGGGGGAAAAAACCCGGCCTTCCCCGTAGACGCACCCCTAGGAGTCCTTTCTCTCACCATTCAAACGTGTAAGATTGGAGGCGCCGGTAGAGGTCCTGAACGATATTCTCTTCTTCGTCGGGAGTTTTCCCTCCAAAGGTAACACTCCAGCGAAGGTAGGGTCCCGCTTCGTCCCACGGAACCGTAACCACTCCAGGTTCTCGAATGAGCCATTCGGCACACTCTTGTGCCGAGCCAAAGGTTATATGATCCTGGGGGGTATGTACCGCCCGGGGGGCGCGAGTATAGAGAAAGAAAGTTCCACCGGATTTTTGTGCAGGGAAACCAAGTCGTTGCAAAACACCGACTAAAAGATCCATCCTTCGGGAGTATTTTCTTGCCAACGCCTCGGTGAACTCCGGGTGTTCCAAACACCAAGCCACGGCCGCTTGAATCGCAAGGAATTGACCCGAATCGGTATGTTCCTTAACTGCCCCGTAGGCAGCAATCAGCCGGGGATTGCCCACGACGAAACCGCATCGCCACCCGGTCATGTTAAAGTTTTTGGAAGCTGAATGGAGTTCCAACCCGACTTCCATGGCACCTGGGACCGAAAGAAACGAAAGAGGTTTGCCATCAAATACGAGTCCTCCGTAGGCAATATCGTGGAGGACAACAAACCCATACTGGTGGGCAAGTT includes:
- a CDS encoding OmpH family outer membrane protein gives rise to the protein MIRRAICLSWVLGLGLLSLEGQGPVRIGIVDYQAIFNQYHKTVHANRVLQAKLASSKARDEELVRQRETCVNQLQRLREASLDPKLSKKDREGLKKAFEQKSKELSEIERKLAEWRTRQNKEIQEYSGKSQLQLMRDVITAVGTEARQRGLDLVVDHQGRVLYVRDPEDLTQAVLGALNVSQPSKPKELGATPPSGEPETKLDPGSTRSTAPEPRALPSP
- a CDS encoding Slp family lipoprotein; its protein translation is MTHPIKLASVFGGGVAFWFLLLTFPSQAATQVDRNNSIRLRGTIVRTIPCRGYTELEIQPAPPSPFLGPQELRFYSRKAVPVVAKGLLDPAIYSPGRVVRVLGRETAGSKKGPLLRAYRVELWPKGIDVEDLWDSGLYVRSFPPWSRDPFYPVWWGW
- a CDS encoding Slp family lipoprotein, with the translated sequence MPAQKFRFFLVLLIVLGVCPRFLLACSRSSSLWENPSAWKGTELCISGKVLAVHSKRGVKELEVLEQPLVAKDMSGESDRSLGRFILRVSSDGGTEGSWVRAKARVVGSRKGFIGRAPYRYPVLQAVTVQYAEPKSREVGYYYSAPGYPPWWGVGFGWGWPTRP
- a CDS encoding ATP-dependent DNA helicase → MVRERTPRGASTGKAGFFPPESPESLVDFVETFFSPSGALSRAPHFSFRPSQQAMARWVAQSLQKGTPLLVEAGTGTGKTLAYLIPGICFALQKGCRMVVSTYTIALGEQLVKKDLPLASQALGIPIRFLLLRGRHHYLCPRRLEQALKQSASFSQPAYRAELERIAHWARTTLTGCKEELDPPPMPAVWAKVSSHLSHCHPNVCRPSRCFYQAIRMKAAEADVLVVNHALFFSSLASSLSSVPRNKAAEPGILRRNDLWILDEAHTVETVAARQWGLEIAWQELEELLTNLGSAGKESLLSRFGLSRLRKQIRLVKDQLQTLFFTLAQATAPHGYPARITEPVGHWEDPVAGLYELASSLESALERSASSLDDEEAKEAKESLFLLATQLELWFQQKLSGYVYWVEGSSPSLKLCAVPLWVGSYLRESLFSEGRSTILTSATLTVSRRFEPIQVRLGAERARTVQLPSPFDYARQMRVYLASDLPEPKGTEDPAYEDAVACRILSICKAVEGGILILFTSHRMLRSVAQKLQPKLASLDFSLLIQSPETPSYQLQERFRTLPRPVLFGAQSFWQGVDFVGNILRAVIITRLPFPTPEEPLAQARMEECTRQGKNPFWEYLLPEALLRFQQGIGRLIRSPEDQGIVVILDPRILTRSYGRLFLDSLPECPKEILQGKELFPTNVSLKGSLPTGKAFDTPTLSSSSGPPIES
- a CDS encoding aminotransferase class I/II-fold pyridoxal phosphate-dependent enzyme, with translation MNPTKKILFSQRIGGARFGEGTGGYKFARIKQAKRQAIEKDPTKKLLDFGIGEPDGMPPQEAIEVLCQEATKPENQRYADLGGSRLKEAAARYLQKVYGVTVDPHLHILHSIGTKSALPILALALVDPGDLVLVTVPGYPVFGTHAEYCGGVLYPLFLTEENHFLPDLETIPEEILTRAKVFLLNYPNNPTGATASRTFFSRVVELAHQYGFVVLHDIAYGGLVFDGKPLSFLSVPGAMEVGLELHSASKNFNMTGWRCGFVVGNPRLIAAYGAVKEHTDSGQFLAIQAAVAWCLEHPEFTEALARKYSRRMDLLVGVLQRLGFPAQKSGGTFFLYTRAPRAVHTPQDHITFGSAQECAEWLIREPGVVTVPWDEAGPYLRWSVTFGGKTPDEEENIVQDLYRRLQSYTFEW